One window from the genome of Erwinia sorbitola encodes:
- a CDS encoding DMT family transporter — translation MKQQAGMGIALALVTAMSWGSLPIAMKVVLQVMDPFTVVFFRFSLAALGLGAILALKRQLPPREFFRHPRWLVWIVVATAGLVGNFVMFGSSLQYLSPTASQVIAQLAPPGMMLASVFILKEKMRGSQIIGVAMLLCGLVMFFNTSLVEIFTRLTNYTWGVILGVSAALVWVVYGVTQKILLRRLGSQQILFLLYTLCAVALLPLAHTHLVWQLDGWQLGCLIFCALNTLVGYGALAEAYARWQAAQVSAIVTLTPLFTLLFSEFLSFGWPDFFAIPQLNTLGFVGAIVVVSGAMFSAIGHRLWPRRSNPVPVPPASGHGRMSDGEVK, via the coding sequence ATGAAACAGCAGGCAGGAATGGGCATTGCGCTTGCGCTGGTTACCGCTATGAGCTGGGGGTCATTACCTATTGCCATGAAAGTGGTATTGCAGGTGATGGATCCGTTCACCGTAGTGTTTTTCCGTTTTTCTCTTGCCGCCTTAGGGCTTGGTGCGATTCTGGCACTAAAACGTCAGCTTCCGCCGCGTGAATTCTTCCGGCATCCGCGCTGGCTGGTGTGGATAGTCGTCGCTACAGCCGGACTGGTAGGCAACTTTGTAATGTTTGGTTCTTCCCTACAGTACCTCAGCCCTACAGCATCTCAGGTGATTGCCCAGCTGGCCCCTCCGGGAATGATGCTCGCCAGCGTCTTTATCCTGAAGGAGAAGATGCGTGGCAGCCAGATTATCGGTGTTGCGATGCTGCTGTGCGGTCTGGTGATGTTTTTTAATACCAGCCTGGTGGAAATATTTACCCGTCTGACCAATTACACCTGGGGTGTGATCCTTGGCGTCAGTGCGGCGCTGGTGTGGGTGGTGTACGGCGTAACGCAAAAAATTTTGCTGCGTCGACTCGGCTCGCAGCAAATCCTGTTTTTGCTGTACACTTTATGTGCGGTCGCCTTGCTGCCTTTAGCACATACCCACCTGGTATGGCAGCTGGATGGCTGGCAGCTGGGTTGTCTGATTTTTTGTGCGCTGAATACCCTGGTGGGTTACGGCGCATTGGCGGAAGCCTACGCGCGCTGGCAGGCGGCGCAGGTCAGCGCAATTGTGACGTTGACGCCACTGTTTACCCTGCTGTTTTCAGAATTTTTATCGTTTGGCTGGCCCGACTTTTTTGCCATTCCGCAGCTCAATACTCTAGGGTTTGTCGGAGCAATCGTCGTGGTGTCAGGCGCCATGTTTTCCGCAATTGGTCATCGCTTATGGCCACGGCGGAGCAATCCCGTTCCGGTGCCACCTGCATCGGGCCACGGGCGTATGAGTGACGGAGAAGTAAAATGA
- the rpmA gene encoding 50S ribosomal protein L27 gives MAHKKAGGSTRNGRDSNAKRLGVKRFGGESVLAGSIIVRQRGTKFHAGTNVGCGRDHTLFATADGKVKFEVKGPNNRKFISIVAE, from the coding sequence ATGGCACATAAGAAAGCTGGTGGTTCGACCCGTAACGGTCGTGACTCCAATGCAAAACGTCTGGGCGTAAAACGTTTCGGCGGCGAATCTGTTCTGGCTGGTAGCATCATCGTTCGTCAGCGTGGCACCAAATTCCACGCGGGCACCAACGTAGGCTGCGGTCGTGACCACACTCTGTTTGCAACTGCAGACGGCAAGGTCAAATTCGAAGTTAAAGGCCCGAACAACCGTAAATTCATCAGCATTGTTGCTGAGTAA
- the rplU gene encoding 50S ribosomal protein L21, which yields MYAVFQSGGKQHRVSEGQTVRLEKLDIATGEVIEFDQVLMIANGEDVKIGAPLVSGGVIKAEIVAHGRGDKIKIVKFRRRKHYRKQQGHRQWFTDVKITGISA from the coding sequence ATGTACGCTGTTTTCCAAAGTGGTGGTAAACAACACCGAGTAAGCGAAGGTCAGACCGTTCGCCTGGAAAAGCTTGACATCGCAACCGGCGAAGTAATTGAATTCGACCAGGTTCTGATGATTGCCAATGGCGAAGACGTTAAAATCGGCGCGCCTTTAGTTTCAGGTGGCGTGATCAAGGCGGAAATCGTCGCTCACGGTCGTGGCGATAAAATTAAGATTGTTAAGTTCCGTCGTCGTAAGCATTACCGTAAGCAGCAGGGTCACCGTCAGTGGTTCACTGATGTGAAGATCACTGGCATCAGCGCATAA